The Burkholderiales bacterium region GTCGGCAAGCGGCATGGCTTCGGTGCAGCTCGACAGCGGCGTTCCGGTGGCGAATGCAGTATTGACCACCCTTGATGAAAGGCAAGCGCGCGAGCGCATGGGCAGAAAAGGCGCTGAAGCAGCCCGCGTGGCTATAGAAATGGCCAATTTGCTGCGGCGCCTGGACGAAAAATAGCTGCTTTCCAGCCAAATGACGACTACACGGATAGCTTCGGCCCGGAGCAGCCGCAGACGCTCGCGCGAATCTGCGCTGCAGGCGCTGTACCAATGGAAGTTGAGCGGTGACAGCGCAGACATCCTCGAAAAGCAGTCGCGCGCCGCAAAAGGTTTCGAGAAGCTGGACGAAGCATATTTTTTGACGCTGCTGCGCGGCGCAATTTCCGGTGCGCGCGCGCTTGAGGAAAAATTACAGCCCAATCTTGATCGTCCCCTTAAGGAACTGAGCCCAATCGAACACTGCATTTTGCTGTTGGGGGCCTATGAGCTTGCGCACCGGCCCGATGTGCCCTACAAGGTGGTGATAAACGAAGCAGTTGAGCTGGCCAAAGTGTTCGGAGGTACCGACGGGCATAAATACGTGAACGGCGTGCTCGACAAACTCGCCGCCAAGTTGCGACCTGCGGAATTTAAGGCAAGGACCTGAGGTCGGAGCAGCATTCCAATAATGTTGTTCAATTCGTATCCCTTCCTGTTCGCGTTCTTGCCAATTACGCTTCTCGGGTTTTACCTCGTTGCACGCGCCAGCAACGTCCTCGCCGCGGGCTGGCTTGCAGTGGCATCGCTCGTCTTCTACGGCTGGTGGAATCCCTGGTATGTGACACTCCTTGTGGTTTCCATCGCCTGCAACTTTGCCGTCGGATTGGCGATATTACGGCGACATGGAGATCCGGCGAGCAGACGTCTGCTCGCATTTGGCGTAACGGCGAATCTGGTTCTGCTCGGTTACTATAAATATGCAGACTTTTTTGTTTCCAACCTAAATACGCTCGGTGCAGGACTCACGTTGCCACATGTGATCCTGCCCCTCGGCATCTCCTTCTTCACCTTCACGCAAATCGCTTTTCTTGTTGACGCCTACCAGGGCAAGGCCGCCGAGTATCGTTTCACTCATTACAGCCTGTTCGTTACCTATTTTCCTCATCTCATCGCTGGACCGATTATTCATCACAAAGAGATCATGCCCCAGTTTGGACTGCGCGAGACCTATCGGCTTAATTGGGAAAATCTTGCAGTTGGCCTAACGATTCTCTTCATAGGCCTTTTCAAGAAAACTTTTATCGCTGATGGCGTTGCGGTTTATGCGCGCCCCGCCTTCGATTGGGTTGGGAAAGGCGTGCCGCTGTCCGTGGTCGATGCATGGGGTGCGGTTCTTGCCTACAGCTTCCAGATTTACTTCGATTTCTCAGGCTATACTGACATGGCGATCGGGCTGTCGCTGTTGTTCGGGGTTCGCTTGCCGCTCAATTTTGACTCACCGTACAAAGCAGCTTCCATTATAGATTTCTGGCGGCGCTGGCACATGACGCTATCTCGCTTCCTGCGTGATTACCTCTATTTCACGCTCGGCGGCAACAGAAAGGGAACCAGTCGGCGCTACGTCAATATTATGGTGACCATGCTACTCGGCGGTCTTTGGCACGGCGCCAATTGGACCTTTGTCACCTGGGGCGGGTTGCACGGAGTATATTTGCTCATCAATCATGCATGGCGCACTTTGCGAGAGCGATACAAATGGCCTGGCGACCGCGGCCGCGCCGGTAAAGCGGTGGCGGTGTTGCTGACCTTTATTTCTACGGTAGTGGCTTGGGTATTCTTTCGCGCCGATTCCATTCATCATGCGCTTGCAATGGTCCGGGGCATGGTGGGCATGAATGGCATGACATTGCCTTATCAATGGTTCAAG contains the following coding sequences:
- a CDS encoding MBOAT family protein: MLFNSYPFLFAFLPITLLGFYLVARASNVLAAGWLAVASLVFYGWWNPWYVTLLVVSIACNFAVGLAILRRHGDPASRRLLAFGVTANLVLLGYYKYADFFVSNLNTLGAGLTLPHVILPLGISFFTFTQIAFLVDAYQGKAAEYRFTHYSLFVTYFPHLIAGPIIHHKEIMPQFGLRETYRLNWENLAVGLTILFIGLFKKTFIADGVAVYARPAFDWVGKGVPLSVVDAWGAVLAYSFQIYFDFSGYTDMAIGLSLLFGVRLPLNFDSPYKAASIIDFWRRWHMTLSRFLRDYLYFTLGGNRKGTSRRYVNIMVTMLLGGLWHGANWTFVTWGGLHGVYLLINHAWRTLRERYKWPGDRGRAGKAVAVLLTFISTVVAWVFFRADSIHHALAMVRGMVGMNGMTLPYQWFKWWFVGPWLARCGVHFENTVTFGGFPQLRWLLGCALVVWLAPNTQQIMRSFRPALGIEPDHVDHWWLWRPTKLWLAASVIVAVLAVLSLTEVSEFIYFQF
- the nusB gene encoding transcription antitermination factor NusB is translated as MTTTRIASARSSRRRSRESALQALYQWKLSGDSADILEKQSRAAKGFEKLDEAYFLTLLRGAISGARALEEKLQPNLDRPLKELSPIEHCILLLGAYELAHRPDVPYKVVINEAVELAKVFGGTDGHKYVNGVLDKLAAKLRPAEFKART